A window from Fusarium musae strain F31 chromosome 8, whole genome shotgun sequence encodes these proteins:
- a CDS encoding hypothetical protein (EggNog:ENOG41), translated as MASLVDWGTVTRDDPHCGVSWGDMPEGLHPWNWHISSNTVYNICALPKPFISTSSSNHCENDDITGSILNDEGLFNAPLAGSLLSAGGVGEEDLQLDSRAHQECLCDEATLGIVQNDKGSLSATTEWMPSSTPLESEPGPRAMAKISTSIQPRTNSGTEIEGKKRNRRKRSVKKNARRTKTGLNRQEKRHYTKVLERNRRAAANCRARKQEQQDKLNAEVEKLQDRHKELSASCNELRETAYQLKLQLLRHGDCGCTLIQRYIANEAVNSVQSLISRHSPSSSPNSTTIGNFAVGGLGGNNGWDKPHGMSP; from the coding sequence ATGGCTTCACTTGTCGACTGGGGCACTGTTACTCGCGATGACCCTCATTGCGGAGTCTCTTGGGGCGACATGCCAGAAGGCCTACATCCATGGAATTGGCACATTTCATCCAACACTGTATACAACATATGTGCCCTGCCTAAGCCATTCATATCGACTTCATCCTCCAACCACTGCGAAAATGACGATATTACGGGAAGCATACTGAACGATGAGGGACTGTTCAATGCACCGCTCGCAGGATCTCTGCTCAGCGCAGGCGGCGTCGGCGAAGAAGATTTACAACTCGATAGCAGAGCACATCAAGAATGCCTGTGCGACGAGGCAACCTTGGGCATTGTGCAAAATGACAAAGGAAGCTTGAGCGCTACCACCGAATGGATGCCAAGCTCAACTCCACTTGAGTCTGAACCTGGACCACGGGCGATGGCCAAGATCAGCACTAGCATCCAGCCCCGCACGAACTCGGGTACAGAAATCGaggggaagaaaagaaacagacGGAAGCGCAGTGTCAAAAAGAATGCGAGAAGGACCAAGACTGGACTCAACAGGCAAGAAAAAAGACATTACACCAAGGTCTTGGAGAGGAACCGAAGGGCTGCGGCGAATTGTCGTGCGCGCAAGCAAGAGCAACAAGACAAGCTGAATGCCGAGGTGGAGAAGCTCCAGGACCGGCACAAAGAATTATCTGCTTCCTGCAACGAGCTGAGGGAAACAGCTTACCAACTAAAGCTCCAGCTGCTGAGGCACGGCGACTGCGGATGCACCCTCATCCAGCGATACATCGCGAATGAAGCAGTCAATTCTGTCCAAAGTCTGATTTCGAGACATTCTCCATCCAGCAGCCccaacagcaccaccatCGGGAACTTCGCTGTAGGAGGACTGGGCGGAAACAACGGATGGGATAAACCACATGGCATGTCCCCATGA